From Vitis vinifera cultivar Pinot Noir 40024 chromosome 14, ASM3070453v1, a single genomic window includes:
- the LOC100261671 gene encoding uncharacterized protein LOC100261671 — MSDWGAVFVSVMLFILLMPGLLIQIPGRGRFIEFTNFQTSGVSILVHSLIYFTLICIFLLAIGVHMCDIFEMADWAPVLVGVVLFVLLSPGLLFQLPGHYRHVDFGGMKTNGKSIAVHTLIFVAIFAVLIMALHLHIYTG; from the exons ATGTCGGATTGGGGAGCTGTGTTTGTGTCAGTCATGTTGTTCATACTATTGATGCCAGGACTGCTGATTCAGATACCAGGCCGTGGCCGATTCATTGAGTTCACCAACTTTCAAACAAGTGGAGTGTCCATACTGGTTCATTCCCTCATCTACTTCACTCTCATCTGCATCTTCTTGTTAGCAATTGGTGTGCACATGT GCGATATATTTGAAATGGCGGACTGGGCGCCAGTATTAGTCGGCGTGGTGCTGTTTGTCCTGCTGTCGCCAGGACTACTGTTCCAGTTACCGGGACACTACCGACATGTGGATTTCGGAGGCATGAAGACCAACGGCAAGTCAATCGCCGTTCACACTCTCATCTTCGTCGCCATATTTGCAGTCCTCATCATGGCTCTTCATCTCCACATCTACACCGGCTGA
- the LOC100266857 gene encoding protein NUCLEAR FUSION DEFECTIVE 4 isoform X2: MICILIFVGTNGETYFNTVDLVSCVQNFPKSRGPVVGILKGFSGLSGAILTQIYTMIHSPDHASLVFMVAVGPTMVVFALMFIVRPVGGHRQVRPTDDLSFTFIYGVCLVLAAYLMGVMLLQDLVDLSHTVVTIFTAILFVLVLVPIVIPVSLSFPSEPKAPELEALLTEPQKEEPGKSEQDATEVIFSELEDEKPKEVDLLPASERQKRIAHLQAKLFQAAAEGAVRVKRRRGPRRGEDFTLMQALIKADFWLIFFSLLLGSGSGLTVIDNLGQMSQSLGYDNTHIFVSMISIWNFLGRIGGGYFSEMIVRDYAYPRPVAMAVAQVTMALGHLFFAMGWPGSLYIGTLLIGLGYGAHWAIVPAAASELFGLKNFGALYNFINLANPTGSLVFSGVIASSIYDREAEKQAHHHHHQQQNMGSIFSGMLSVDDPPKCEGSICFFLTSMIMSGICIIAVVLSMVLVHRTKVVYANLYGKSRT, translated from the exons ATG ATATGCATTCTTATATTTGTGGGAACAAATGGTGAGACCTACTTCAATACGGTGGATCTGGTTTCCTGTGTGCAAAATTTCCCAAAGAGCCGGGGGCCCGTGGTTGGAATATTAAAAGGCTTTTCTGGGTTGAGTGGCGCCATTCTGACGCAGATATATACCATGATCCATTCCCCTGATCACGCATCCCTCGTATTCATGGTTGCAGTGGGTCCAACAATGGTAGTTTTTGCTCTAATGTTCATTGTTAGACCTGTTGGAGGTCACAGACAAGTCCGGCCAACTGATGACTTAAGTTTCACATTCATCTATGGTGTCTGCCTCGTTTTGGCTGCTTATTTGATGGGGGTCATGCTTCTTCAAGACCTAGTTGACTTAAGCCACACAGTGGTCACAATTTTTACAGCAATTTTGTTTGTCCTCGTTTTGGTACCAATTGTGATTCCTGTGTCATTGAGTTTTCCCTCAGAGCCAAAAGCTCCTGAACTAGAGGCTCTTCTAACAGAGCCACAGAAAGAAGAACCTGGCAAGTCCGAACAGGATGCAACTGAGGTTATATTTAGTGAGTTGGAAGATGAGAAGCCTAAGGAAGTAGACTTGCTTCCAGCATCAGAAAGGCAAAAACGAATTGCCCATTTGCAAGCAAAACTGTTCCAAGCAGCTGCAGAAGGAGCTGTGAGGGTCAAGAGGAGGAGGGGGCCACGTAGAGGGGAGGACTTTACCCTGATGCAGGCTTTGATTAAGGCGGACTTTTGGCTTATCTTTTTCTCACTTCTATTGGGTTCTGGATCTGGTTTGACAGTGATTGATAATTTGGGACAGATGAGCCAGTCTTTAGGATATGATAATACACATATATTTGTATCCATGATCAGCATTTGGAATTTTCTTGGTCGAATTGGTGGAGGTTACTTCTCTGAGATGATAGTCAG GGACTATGCTTACCCACGGCCAGTGGCCATGGCAGTGGCCCAAGTTACAATGGCACTTGGACACTTATTCTTTGCTATGGGATGGCCCGGGTCACTGTACATTGGTACTCTATTGATTGGGCTTGGTTATGGAGCCCACTGGGCAATTGTGCCAGCTGCTGCCTCTGAGTTGTTTGGCTTGAAGAACTTTGGGGCTTTATACAATTTTATCAATCTTGCAAATCCTACAGGTTCACTAGTGTTTTCTGGTGTCATTGCTAGCAGTATCTATGATCGTGAAGCGGAGAAACAAGCTCATCACCACCATCACCAGCAGCAgaacatgggatcaattttcTCTGGCATGCTTAGTGTGGATGACCCTCCAAAATGTGAAGGTTCCATATGCTTCTTTCTCACTTCTATGATAATGTCTGGTATCTGCATTATAGCAGTTGTTTTAAGCATGGTACTCGTACATCGGACAAAGGTCGTCTATGCCAACCTCTATGGAAAATCACGTACTTGA
- the LOC100266857 gene encoding protein NUCLEAR FUSION DEFECTIVE 4 isoform X1: MIRLPERFRAFFNNRWLVFVAAMWIQSCAGIGYLFGSLSPVIKSSLNYNQRQIARLGVAKDIGDSVGFWIGSLCEILPLWVALLIGALQNLIGYGWVWLIITHRVPTLPLWAICILIFVGTNGETYFNTVDLVSCVQNFPKSRGPVVGILKGFSGLSGAILTQIYTMIHSPDHASLVFMVAVGPTMVVFALMFIVRPVGGHRQVRPTDDLSFTFIYGVCLVLAAYLMGVMLLQDLVDLSHTVVTIFTAILFVLVLVPIVIPVSLSFPSEPKAPELEALLTEPQKEEPGKSEQDATEVIFSELEDEKPKEVDLLPASERQKRIAHLQAKLFQAAAEGAVRVKRRRGPRRGEDFTLMQALIKADFWLIFFSLLLGSGSGLTVIDNLGQMSQSLGYDNTHIFVSMISIWNFLGRIGGGYFSEMIVRDYAYPRPVAMAVAQVTMALGHLFFAMGWPGSLYIGTLLIGLGYGAHWAIVPAAASELFGLKNFGALYNFINLANPTGSLVFSGVIASSIYDREAEKQAHHHHHQQQNMGSIFSGMLSVDDPPKCEGSICFFLTSMIMSGICIIAVVLSMVLVHRTKVVYANLYGKSRT; encoded by the exons ATGATTCGACTACCAGAGAGGTTTAGAGCGTTTTTTAACAACAGATGGCTGGTGTTTGTGGCCGCAATGTGGATACAGTCGTGTGCCGGAATTGGGTACTTGTTTGGGAGTTTATCGCCGGTGATTAAGAGCTCACTCAACTATAATCAGAGGCAGATTGCAAGGTTGGGTGTGGCTAAGGATATCGGAGACAGTGTTGGGTTTTGGATTGGGAGCTTGTGTGAGATTTTGCCTCTGTGGGTTGCTCTGCTCATTGGTGCTTTGCAGAATTTAATTGGGTATGGGTGGGTTTGGTTGATTATCACTCATCGAGTTCCAACTCTGCCCTTGTGGGCT ATATGCATTCTTATATTTGTGGGAACAAATGGTGAGACCTACTTCAATACGGTGGATCTGGTTTCCTGTGTGCAAAATTTCCCAAAGAGCCGGGGGCCCGTGGTTGGAATATTAAAAGGCTTTTCTGGGTTGAGTGGCGCCATTCTGACGCAGATATATACCATGATCCATTCCCCTGATCACGCATCCCTCGTATTCATGGTTGCAGTGGGTCCAACAATGGTAGTTTTTGCTCTAATGTTCATTGTTAGACCTGTTGGAGGTCACAGACAAGTCCGGCCAACTGATGACTTAAGTTTCACATTCATCTATGGTGTCTGCCTCGTTTTGGCTGCTTATTTGATGGGGGTCATGCTTCTTCAAGACCTAGTTGACTTAAGCCACACAGTGGTCACAATTTTTACAGCAATTTTGTTTGTCCTCGTTTTGGTACCAATTGTGATTCCTGTGTCATTGAGTTTTCCCTCAGAGCCAAAAGCTCCTGAACTAGAGGCTCTTCTAACAGAGCCACAGAAAGAAGAACCTGGCAAGTCCGAACAGGATGCAACTGAGGTTATATTTAGTGAGTTGGAAGATGAGAAGCCTAAGGAAGTAGACTTGCTTCCAGCATCAGAAAGGCAAAAACGAATTGCCCATTTGCAAGCAAAACTGTTCCAAGCAGCTGCAGAAGGAGCTGTGAGGGTCAAGAGGAGGAGGGGGCCACGTAGAGGGGAGGACTTTACCCTGATGCAGGCTTTGATTAAGGCGGACTTTTGGCTTATCTTTTTCTCACTTCTATTGGGTTCTGGATCTGGTTTGACAGTGATTGATAATTTGGGACAGATGAGCCAGTCTTTAGGATATGATAATACACATATATTTGTATCCATGATCAGCATTTGGAATTTTCTTGGTCGAATTGGTGGAGGTTACTTCTCTGAGATGATAGTCAG GGACTATGCTTACCCACGGCCAGTGGCCATGGCAGTGGCCCAAGTTACAATGGCACTTGGACACTTATTCTTTGCTATGGGATGGCCCGGGTCACTGTACATTGGTACTCTATTGATTGGGCTTGGTTATGGAGCCCACTGGGCAATTGTGCCAGCTGCTGCCTCTGAGTTGTTTGGCTTGAAGAACTTTGGGGCTTTATACAATTTTATCAATCTTGCAAATCCTACAGGTTCACTAGTGTTTTCTGGTGTCATTGCTAGCAGTATCTATGATCGTGAAGCGGAGAAACAAGCTCATCACCACCATCACCAGCAGCAgaacatgggatcaattttcTCTGGCATGCTTAGTGTGGATGACCCTCCAAAATGTGAAGGTTCCATATGCTTCTTTCTCACTTCTATGATAATGTCTGGTATCTGCATTATAGCAGTTGTTTTAAGCATGGTACTCGTACATCGGACAAAGGTCGTCTATGCCAACCTCTATGGAAAATCACGTACTTGA